In Phycisphaeraceae bacterium, a single genomic region encodes these proteins:
- a CDS encoding DUF669 domain-containing protein → MATLNNFDANQVDPAAQFDPLPAGKYIAVITESEMKPTKAGTGRYLQFALQVTEGPFRGRMVWARLNLENDSEMAVKIARGELSAICRAANVMQPRDSVELHGVPLEITVGLKRRDDSGEFTNVIKGYAKRPTPGTGGANAAVAAPTSGPRQPALASSTPPWKR, encoded by the coding sequence ATGGCCACACTCAACAACTTCGATGCCAACCAAGTCGATCCCGCCGCGCAGTTCGATCCACTCCCCGCTGGCAAGTACATCGCGGTCATCACCGAGTCGGAGATGAAGCCCACCAAGGCCGGAACCGGCCGCTACCTCCAGTTTGCGCTGCAGGTAACCGAAGGCCCGTTCCGTGGTCGCATGGTCTGGGCGCGACTCAACCTCGAGAACGACAGCGAGATGGCGGTGAAGATCGCTCGCGGTGAACTCAGCGCGATCTGCCGCGCGGCGAATGTGATGCAGCCGAGGGACTCCGTCGAGCTGCATGGCGTCCCGCTTGAGATCACCGTCGGGCTCAAGCGCCGCGATGACAGCGGCGAGTTCACGAATGTCATCAAGGGCTACGCGAAGCGACCCACGCCCGGCACTGGAGGCGCCAACGCTGCCGTTGCTGCACCGACTTCCGGGCCGCGACAGCCCGCGCTTGCGAGTTCGACGCCGCCGTGGAAGCGATGA
- a CDS encoding AAA family ATPase translates to MPLLDTLITTTTPAPPKIICYGSAGVGKTTLARDADALLIDCENGAGAIPGLTRTPFIKSWPEAFAWLSEIESAPPEGLQVIAIDTLDWLVMRIAEFVVMDLDKKSRGEVTNTLSSAHGGYFKAREIVQNIVSRELLPLLNAITDRGIAILLLAHATNTKMTTPEGFDVRLAGPDVPPWIAPIFIEWADCVLYASREADGTRVVTTEGTSTITAKNRYSLPPRLPLAWNDLINSIRHGVAPAPAPGPDAPATV, encoded by the coding sequence ATGCCACTACTCGACACCCTGATCACGACCACGACTCCGGCGCCGCCCAAGATCATCTGCTACGGCAGCGCCGGCGTGGGCAAGACCACTCTTGCCCGCGATGCCGACGCGCTCCTCATCGACTGCGAGAACGGCGCCGGCGCGATTCCCGGCCTGACGCGCACGCCGTTCATCAAGAGCTGGCCCGAGGCATTCGCCTGGCTCAGCGAGATCGAGAGTGCGCCACCCGAGGGACTCCAGGTCATCGCGATCGACACATTGGACTGGCTCGTCATGCGTATTGCCGAGTTCGTCGTGATGGACCTCGACAAGAAGAGTCGCGGCGAAGTCACGAACACGCTGTCGAGCGCCCATGGCGGCTACTTCAAGGCGCGCGAGATCGTGCAGAACATCGTGAGCCGCGAGCTGCTTCCGTTGCTGAATGCGATCACTGACCGCGGCATCGCCATCCTTCTGCTCGCGCATGCGACGAACACCAAGATGACGACGCCGGAAGGCTTCGACGTTCGTCTCGCAGGACCTGATGTTCCGCCGTGGATCGCGCCCATCTTCATCGAGTGGGCGGACTGCGTGCTCTATGCATCGCGCGAGGCAGATGGAACGCGCGTGGTCACAACCGAGGGGACCAGCACAATCACCGCGAAGAACAGGTACTCGCTCCCGCCGCGCCTGCCGCTCGCGTGGAACGACCTCATCAATTCGATCCGTCACGGCGTTGCCCCCGCTCCCGCCCCCGGCCCGGACGCGCCCGCCACTGTCTGA
- a CDS encoding RusA family crossover junction endodeoxyribonuclease translates to MRRRALTLPFPPSVNRYWRHVGPRVLVSREGRRYRERVRALLAAVRLSPDLSTFRGRLDMVVTLHPPDRRRRDIDNSMKGLLDALEYAGVYEDDSQIDHLTIDRGAVVPRGSCTIDIVETY, encoded by the coding sequence ATGAGACGACGCGCGCTCACCCTTCCATTTCCGCCGTCTGTCAATCGCTACTGGCGGCATGTCGGACCCCGCGTGCTGGTGAGCCGCGAGGGGAGGCGCTATCGCGAACGCGTACGCGCCCTCCTCGCGGCGGTGCGGTTGAGCCCTGACCTATCCACCTTCCGAGGTCGCCTCGACATGGTCGTCACGCTGCATCCACCTGATCGCAGACGCCGCGACATCGACAACTCGATGAAGGGCCTGCTCGATGCGCTCGAGTACGCGGGCGTCTACGAGGACGACTCGCAGATCGACCATCTCACCATCGATCGCGGCGCCGTCGTTCCTCGCGGCTCCTGCACCATCGACATCGTGGAGACCTACTGA